A window of Haloarcula sp. H-GB4 contains these coding sequences:
- a CDS encoding TrkA family potassium uptake protein, with translation MERSDSSADTDRSLLRQLLKPVLAFVGLVVAGVAGFVTFGGVGVVNALFWLLDPTSIELHFQSHDGPARLVKGYAIVVLTGLVVAGLWTGETALSAAFGGQIQTELTRMHIAQQIEDLDDHVVVCGYGTFGQTVAEQIGDTDSRVVVIEQQPEQYERALDDGHLALEADASREDALTDAGVKRADTVIGAIDDTNANIQIAVLASQLAPTVRLIVRAGDQQDETVARRVGADEVIIPEVVSGKQVCERL, from the coding sequence ATGGAACGCAGTGACAGCAGTGCAGACACGGACCGGTCGTTGCTCCGGCAACTCTTGAAACCGGTTCTCGCGTTCGTCGGGCTGGTCGTCGCTGGCGTGGCCGGTTTTGTCACGTTCGGCGGCGTCGGCGTCGTCAACGCGCTGTTCTGGCTGCTCGACCCCACGAGCATCGAACTCCACTTTCAGAGCCACGACGGGCCTGCGAGGCTGGTCAAAGGCTACGCCATCGTAGTGCTGACCGGTCTCGTCGTCGCCGGTCTGTGGACTGGTGAGACAGCGCTGTCGGCGGCCTTCGGTGGCCAGATTCAGACGGAACTCACACGCATGCACATCGCACAGCAAATCGAGGACCTAGACGACCACGTCGTCGTCTGTGGCTACGGGACGTTCGGACAGACCGTCGCGGAGCAGATAGGCGACACAGACTCCCGAGTAGTCGTTATCGAACAGCAGCCGGAACAGTACGAACGGGCACTTGACGACGGGCATCTCGCGCTGGAGGCCGACGCGAGCCGTGAGGACGCGCTGACAGATGCAGGTGTCAAGCGAGCCGATACGGTCATCGGCGCAATCGACGACACGAACGCAAACATCCAGATAGCGGTGCTGGCGAGCCAGCTCGCGCCCACGGTCCGGCTTATCGTTCGAGCCGGCGATCAGCAGGACGAGACCGTGGCCCGCCGCGTCGGGGCGGACGAGGTGATAATCCCGGAGGTGGTGAGCGGAAAACAGGTCTGCGAACGGCTGTGA
- a CDS encoding competence/damage-inducible protein A, whose translation MEVALLTVGDELLAGDTENTNASWLGRQLTAAGATVTRVLTIPDDEAVIADAVARYHDAFDAVIVTGGIGGTPDDITKAAVARAFDRDLVVPDDVRAHLEAKAERFADDNPEMVDRYDMDLDLDAWASVPEGGQALLTDESFAAGCVIDRVYVLPGIPEELKAMYETIADEFDGDRTTETIHTPAPEGALVTHITAAREQFEVAVGSYPRKDDTPGRVKITGDDPATVADAAAWLRKHIETE comes from the coding sequence ATGGAGGTCGCACTGCTCACTGTCGGTGACGAACTGCTCGCTGGCGACACGGAGAACACGAACGCGTCGTGGCTGGGCCGCCAGCTCACGGCCGCGGGAGCCACCGTCACCCGCGTCCTGACTATTCCTGACGACGAAGCGGTCATCGCCGACGCCGTGGCGCGGTATCACGACGCCTTCGACGCGGTCATCGTCACCGGTGGCATCGGCGGGACGCCCGACGACATCACGAAGGCCGCCGTAGCGCGGGCGTTCGACCGCGACCTCGTCGTTCCCGACGACGTGCGGGCACATCTCGAAGCGAAGGCTGAGCGCTTTGCCGACGACAACCCCGAGATGGTGGACCGGTACGACATGGATCTTGACCTCGACGCGTGGGCCTCGGTTCCCGAGGGTGGGCAGGCATTGCTGACGGACGAGAGCTTCGCCGCCGGCTGTGTTATCGACCGTGTATACGTCCTGCCGGGCATCCCTGAAGAACTGAAAGCGATGTACGAGACCATCGCCGACGAGTTCGACGGCGACCGGACGACAGAGACGATTCACACGCCTGCACCCGAGGGCGCATTGGTCACCCACATCACGGCGGCCCGCGAGCAGTTCGAGGTGGCTGTCGGGAGCTATCCGCGCAAGGACGACACGCCGGGACGGGTGAAGATTACCGGCGACGACCCGGCGACCGTCGCCGACGCGGCGGCCTGGCTCCGCAAGCACATCGAGACGGAGTAG
- the hemB gene encoding porphobilinogen synthase: protein MNLTQRPRRLRTDGVRPLVRETEVTASDLIAPVFVDATTDERVPIETMPGHERVPVADAVDRVKEVLETGVEAVMLFGVPESKDERGSRAWAEDGVVQEATRQITSETDAYVITDVCLCEYTDHGHCGVLEDDAAEDPRLTVRNDETLDLLGKIAASHAAAGADMVAPSGMIDGMVGAIREALDAQGDTDVPIMSYAAKYESAFYGPFRDAADGAPAFGDRRHYQMDPANAREARREVDLDVEQGADVLMVKPALPYLDIVKEVRESYDHPVAAYNVSGEYAMLHAAAEKGWLDLEAVAYESLLSIKRAGADLILTYFAEDLADEL from the coding sequence ATGAACCTGACACAGCGCCCCCGCCGCCTGCGAACCGACGGCGTACGACCGCTGGTGCGTGAAACGGAGGTCACAGCGTCGGACCTCATCGCCCCGGTGTTCGTCGACGCGACGACCGACGAGCGCGTCCCCATCGAGACGATGCCGGGCCACGAGCGCGTCCCCGTTGCGGACGCCGTGGATCGCGTCAAAGAAGTTCTCGAAACCGGCGTCGAAGCAGTGATGCTGTTCGGCGTCCCGGAGTCAAAAGACGAACGCGGGAGCCGTGCCTGGGCTGAGGACGGCGTCGTGCAAGAGGCGACCCGCCAGATTACCAGCGAAACCGACGCTTACGTCATCACGGACGTGTGCCTCTGTGAGTACACCGACCATGGCCACTGTGGCGTCCTCGAAGACGACGCGGCCGAGGACCCCCGGCTGACGGTGCGCAACGACGAGACGCTCGACCTGCTGGGGAAAATCGCCGCGAGCCACGCCGCGGCCGGAGCCGACATGGTCGCGCCGTCGGGGATGATCGACGGCATGGTCGGCGCGATCCGGGAGGCACTGGACGCACAGGGCGATACCGACGTGCCCATCATGAGCTACGCCGCCAAGTACGAGTCGGCCTTCTACGGCCCGTTCCGGGACGCCGCCGACGGTGCGCCGGCCTTCGGCGACCGGCGGCACTACCAGATGGACCCCGCAAACGCACGCGAGGCCCGCCGCGAGGTCGACCTCGACGTCGAACAGGGCGCAGACGTGCTGATGGTCAAGCCCGCTCTGCCGTATCTGGATATCGTCAAGGAGGTCCGGGAGTCCTACGACCACCCCGTTGCCGCCTATAACGTCTCCGGCGAGTACGCGATGTTACACGCCGCCGCCGAGAAGGGCTGGCTCGACCTCGAAGCGGTCGCCTACGAGTCGCTGCTGTCCATCAAGCGGGCCGGTGCAGACCTGATTCTGACTTACTTCGCAGAGGACCTCGCGGACGAACTCTGA
- a CDS encoding DUF4129 domain-containing protein gives MQRQSLLVAVVAAIALLSFSVGAASLDAATRSDQAEMTRDDSEIDNPDGQGLSDPPGSIDPPESENGARALLPSVPAPAVGALAVGLAVGLAVLWRLAGQSRTIDEAGGETTAVATAESARSPSHNAAEIDIPLTNDVYRAWAALENAVAPEGSSSTPQDIEADATAAGADPDAVASLRSVFERVRYGRDQPDADLESQARKALEQATDDTDDIVTNPDDIEDESGTEAET, from the coding sequence ATGCAGCGACAGTCCCTCCTCGTGGCGGTTGTCGCCGCGATTGCGCTGCTGTCGTTCAGCGTCGGGGCCGCGAGCCTGGACGCTGCTACCAGGTCCGATCAAGCGGAGATGACCCGGGACGACAGCGAGATTGACAACCCAGACGGACAGGGCCTCAGCGACCCGCCAGGAAGCATCGATCCGCCCGAAAGCGAGAACGGCGCTCGGGCGCTGCTGCCGAGTGTCCCCGCCCCGGCGGTCGGTGCGCTCGCCGTCGGCCTTGCGGTCGGGCTCGCGGTCCTGTGGCGACTGGCCGGCCAGAGTCGGACAATCGACGAGGCGGGCGGCGAGACGACGGCCGTCGCAACGGCGGAATCCGCGAGGAGTCCGTCGCATAACGCTGCTGAGATCGATATCCCGCTCACAAACGACGTGTACCGCGCGTGGGCTGCCCTCGAAAACGCAGTGGCCCCAGAAGGCAGTTCCTCGACGCCACAGGACATCGAGGCGGACGCGACAGCTGCCGGTGCCGACCCCGACGCCGTGGCCTCGCTACGGTCGGTGTTCGAGCGAGTCCGTTACGGCCGAGACCAGCCGGACGCAGATCTGGAATCGCAGGCCCGCAAGGCGCTGGAACAAGCGACCGACGATACGGACGACATCGTGACGAATCCTGACGATATCGAAGACGAATCGGGAACGGAGGCCGAGACGTGA
- a CDS encoding DUF58 domain-containing protein produces the protein MSEVHRTGRWFGLAGAALVAVGVGLVGQVPALVLLGGLGVTLSAYDRVAVPPAANVTIQRSITPTEPALGERVTVALTVRNDGSQTIPDLRLADGVPDSVRVVEGSASLGTALRPGASTTITYEITGGTDRCVFDPATVVVRDVVGVVARRTSVTAEPDTVTWEQPASSALLPLVPAVARRPGTVPVDEGGEGVSFYAVREHRSNDPLSRVDWNQYARTGDLRTVEFRREQSATVVVVVDARSAAALAPRPDAETAIERSTMAAVALVEGLPEDGHEVGVAAYSPHDAWLAPGTSAAHQQQARDLLRTDRAFAATSVTRTPDTTKLIAQLPTAANVVFLGPLCDDDSEALVQRLAATGHPVTVLSPDPTATDTAGHRLARLERRERLRRLRAAGIAVHDWPAAEPLERVTERVQRGGQ, from the coding sequence ATGAGCGAGGTCCACCGAACCGGCCGCTGGTTCGGGCTGGCCGGGGCCGCGCTAGTCGCCGTCGGGGTCGGACTCGTGGGGCAGGTCCCAGCGCTCGTGTTGCTGGGTGGGCTCGGTGTCACGCTGAGCGCGTACGACCGGGTCGCCGTCCCACCGGCGGCGAACGTGACGATACAGCGGTCGATCACACCGACCGAGCCGGCGCTAGGTGAGCGGGTGACCGTCGCGCTCACCGTCCGAAATGACGGATCGCAGACGATTCCGGACCTCCGGCTCGCCGACGGCGTCCCGGATTCCGTCCGCGTCGTCGAGGGGTCGGCGTCGCTGGGGACGGCGCTGCGCCCCGGCGCGTCGACGACAATTACCTACGAGATCACCGGTGGAACAGACCGGTGCGTGTTCGACCCGGCGACAGTCGTCGTCAGGGACGTGGTCGGCGTCGTCGCCCGACGAACGTCCGTCACGGCCGAACCCGACACCGTCACCTGGGAGCAGCCGGCCAGTTCAGCCCTGTTGCCGCTGGTCCCGGCGGTTGCCCGCCGGCCCGGGACGGTTCCCGTCGACGAGGGCGGCGAGGGAGTCTCCTTCTATGCAGTCAGGGAGCACCGCTCGAACGACCCGCTCTCGCGCGTCGACTGGAACCAGTACGCCCGCACCGGCGACCTGCGGACCGTCGAGTTTCGCCGCGAACAGTCGGCGACGGTCGTCGTGGTCGTCGACGCCCGATCAGCCGCCGCGCTGGCCCCGCGACCGGATGCCGAGACGGCAATCGAGCGGTCCACAATGGCCGCCGTCGCGCTCGTCGAGGGGCTCCCGGAGGACGGCCACGAGGTCGGCGTCGCGGCGTACTCGCCACATGACGCGTGGCTCGCACCGGGTACGAGCGCCGCACACCAGCAACAGGCCCGGGACCTGCTCAGGACCGACCGCGCGTTCGCCGCAACGTCAGTCACCCGAACACCGGATACGACGAAACTCATCGCACAGTTGCCGACAGCGGCGAACGTTGTCTTCCTCGGCCCGCTGTGTGACGACGACAGCGAGGCGCTGGTCCAGCGACTCGCCGCCACCGGCCATCCAGTGACGGTCCTGAGCCCCGACCCGACCGCGACAGATACGGCAGGCCACCGGCTGGCGCGGCTCGAACGCCGCGAACGCCTCCGTCGGTTGCGAGCCGCTGGCATCGCCGTCCACGACTGGCCCGCGGCGGAGCCGCTGGAACGAGTCACCGAACGGGTCCAGCGGGGTGGCCAATGA
- a CDS encoding ATP-binding protein: MFGIDDIGRFTFATDEFAALLDRTPAELVGTPIDALVAAEDRETLTAARQAVSSASDQVTRTCQVTLRQSERSRPVTLELTTADDGSVVGSLCQTAETADPFQHLFDLIQDAVVGFEIVNFVPIVRTVNPAFVETFGYDREEIVGEPLNEYIVPGDRVEEAVNYDQRTAAGEVNYAVVSRETADGCREFIYRGVPYDTADGRRCGFAMYTDVTDSRRQKRRLRVLHRVLRHNLRNELSVMFGTSEYVRAHAADSSVSLAASRALDAADRLAAVSEKARSVETALDVDADQPVDAAALARSVADSYRPDAPVETALPSTLPVTGGTAVYDAVDNLVENAVEHTLPGTAVRITAEQANGDAFVRVLDDGPGIPAAERAVVFEDADITNLQHGSGLGIWLARWVAETAGGGIEYDRTDGWTTVSLRFPLSDADTEDVLTVLDAPESAAEPTR; encoded by the coding sequence ATGTTCGGTATCGATGACATTGGTCGGTTCACCTTTGCGACGGATGAGTTCGCTGCACTGCTCGACCGAACACCTGCCGAACTTGTCGGCACACCCATCGACGCGCTGGTCGCAGCCGAGGATCGCGAGACACTGACCGCAGCCAGACAGGCCGTCAGTAGTGCTTCAGACCAGGTGACACGGACCTGCCAGGTCACACTGCGCCAGAGCGAGCGCTCTCGTCCGGTTACGCTTGAACTTACGACCGCGGACGACGGGTCCGTGGTCGGCTCGCTCTGCCAAACGGCCGAGACAGCCGACCCGTTTCAGCACCTGTTCGACCTCATCCAAGACGCGGTCGTCGGCTTCGAAATCGTCAATTTTGTCCCGATTGTGCGGACGGTCAATCCCGCGTTCGTCGAGACTTTCGGATACGACCGCGAGGAAATCGTCGGCGAACCCCTCAACGAGTACATCGTTCCCGGCGACCGCGTTGAAGAGGCGGTCAACTACGACCAGCGGACGGCCGCCGGCGAAGTCAACTACGCTGTCGTCTCCCGGGAAACAGCCGACGGTTGCCGCGAGTTCATCTACCGCGGTGTCCCGTACGACACGGCCGACGGCCGCCGCTGTGGCTTCGCGATGTACACGGATGTAACGGACAGCCGGCGGCAAAAGCGACGGCTCCGTGTTCTCCATCGCGTCCTGCGACACAATCTCCGGAACGAGCTTTCTGTCATGTTCGGGACGTCCGAATACGTCCGTGCCCACGCAGCCGATTCGTCTGTCTCGCTGGCCGCGTCCCGCGCCCTCGACGCGGCTGACCGCCTCGCCGCCGTCAGCGAGAAGGCCCGGAGCGTCGAAACCGCGCTCGATGTGGACGCCGACCAGCCGGTCGATGCGGCGGCACTGGCCCGGTCTGTCGCTGATAGCTATCGCCCGGATGCACCGGTCGAAACGGCACTCCCGAGCACACTCCCTGTCACTGGTGGGACGGCCGTCTACGACGCCGTCGACAATCTTGTCGAGAACGCAGTCGAACACACACTGCCGGGTACGGCCGTCCGAATCACAGCCGAACAGGCCAACGGCGACGCGTTCGTCCGTGTTCTCGACGACGGCCCCGGTATTCCCGCCGCCGAGCGGGCCGTCGTGTTCGAGGACGCGGACATCACGAACCTCCAGCACGGGAGCGGCCTCGGTATCTGGCTCGCCCGGTGGGTCGCCGAGACGGCTGGCGGCGGCATCGAGTACGACCGAACCGATGGGTGGACGACTGTCTCGCTCCGGTTCCCACTATCCGACGCCGATACCGAGGATGTGCTTACGGTGCTCGATGCCCCGGAATCAGCGGCTGAGCCGACGCGGTAG
- a CDS encoding methyl-accepting chemotaxis protein, with protein MASDHYPSVPDQSTAVTEERAVANAQGALDVVQAASVTVGEQLAAIDDRATAQATDAQWIADEVSSLSATIEEIAATATEVSEQSQRATDAANDGREAAADAIESMDEVRELGQAVATEVAALQDQVDRIADALAGIDRIADQTNMLALNASIEAARASGTTDTDGFAVVADEIKGLAEESQQQAEEIETTLAAVRDATDDTVAQLDEAIDGIDTGAEQVSTAMARLDDVADTVAETADGIASVSAATDEQATTSEAVAQRCETVSDRAAAIEDDLSEIRAARSEQTAMLDEIDDVLAAAEADRQNRLADAPTVSTGIDGLDDLCGGGLVMGGQAVFRYADGTQVDGVVAQLCATAVAAGRAVSLTPPPSLDRSTLAAAFAATDHSLEDALDDDALFILDMFGNWDARYNVFDLERTSLATANETTATRRDAPLVIVGNIQGEIQLMGEQAAREARYENDDGVFEPHDTVVNVIDDDAVPATLAAFYSGAADQELTLTQTDGREYLTLTASPRGTVGTKQSVSRLSGPPFLQLRDN; from the coding sequence ATGGCTTCGGACCACTACCCCTCCGTTCCGGACCAGTCGACGGCCGTGACAGAGGAACGGGCAGTCGCGAACGCACAGGGGGCACTCGATGTCGTTCAGGCGGCGTCGGTGACTGTCGGCGAGCAGCTCGCGGCAATTGACGACCGTGCAACGGCACAGGCGACCGACGCACAGTGGATCGCCGATGAGGTGTCGTCGCTTTCGGCTACAATCGAAGAAATCGCTGCGACTGCGACCGAGGTCAGCGAGCAGAGCCAGCGGGCAACGGATGCGGCAAACGATGGTCGGGAGGCCGCAGCCGACGCCATCGAGTCGATGGACGAGGTCCGCGAACTGGGCCAGGCGGTCGCCACAGAGGTGGCCGCCCTGCAGGACCAGGTCGACCGTATCGCCGATGCGCTGGCCGGCATCGACCGCATTGCCGACCAGACGAACATGCTCGCGCTGAACGCCTCGATAGAGGCAGCGCGGGCAAGCGGCACCACCGATACGGACGGGTTCGCCGTCGTTGCAGACGAAATCAAGGGACTCGCCGAGGAGTCCCAACAGCAGGCTGAGGAAATCGAGACGACGCTGGCTGCGGTTCGGGACGCCACCGACGACACCGTTGCCCAACTCGACGAAGCTATCGACGGTATCGATACCGGGGCCGAGCAGGTCAGCACGGCGATGGCTCGCCTCGACGACGTGGCGGACACCGTCGCGGAAACGGCCGACGGCATCGCATCCGTCTCGGCGGCGACCGACGAGCAGGCGACGACGAGCGAAGCGGTCGCCCAGCGGTGTGAGACGGTGTCGGACCGCGCCGCTGCTATCGAAGACGACCTCTCCGAGATACGTGCCGCTCGCTCGGAGCAGACCGCGATGCTGGACGAGATCGACGACGTGCTCGCCGCTGCAGAAGCCGACCGGCAGAACCGACTGGCGGACGCGCCGACAGTCTCGACCGGTATCGACGGCCTTGACGACCTCTGTGGCGGCGGTCTCGTCATGGGCGGCCAGGCTGTCTTCCGATACGCTGACGGGACCCAGGTCGACGGGGTCGTTGCGCAACTATGCGCGACGGCTGTCGCCGCCGGCCGGGCCGTCTCGCTGACGCCGCCGCCGTCACTGGACCGGTCGACGCTGGCCGCCGCGTTCGCGGCGACCGACCACTCGCTCGAAGACGCGCTCGACGACGACGCCCTGTTCATCCTCGATATGTTCGGCAACTGGGATGCCCGATACAACGTGTTCGACCTCGAACGGACCTCGCTTGCCACTGCCAACGAGACGACGGCGACCAGACGGGACGCCCCGCTGGTTATCGTCGGGAACATTCAGGGAGAAATACAGCTGATGGGCGAACAGGCTGCAAGAGAGGCCCGGTACGAGAACGACGACGGTGTCTTCGAACCCCACGACACAGTGGTCAACGTCATCGACGACGACGCGGTCCCGGCCACGCTCGCGGCGTTCTACTCGGGTGCTGCCGATCAGGAACTCACGCTGACACAGACTGACGGTCGCGAGTACCTGACGCTCACGGCCTCGCCGCGTGGCACTGTGGGGACGAAACAGTCGGTCTCTCGGTTGTCGGGCCCACCCTTCCTCCAGCTCAGAGACAACTGA
- a CDS encoding ammonium transporter gives MSYTALQVDPTVLAEGVNLLWVLVVSFLIFFMHAGFAMLEAGQVRSKNVANQLTKNLLTWSVGVTVFFLIGSGISALVGGSGFSPAFGAGAANDYVGWLFGAVFAMTAATIVSGAVAGRAKLRAYITYTFLLAAVIYPVVTGITWAGAYISFGGEAFHDFAGGMIVHGMGGIAGLTAAYVLGPRMGRYNEDGSANVIPGHSLTFAVLGTLILAFGWYGFNVGTAATVFVVEDGSLALGAFATVGRVAMTTTIAMACGAMGAGLVAWLKTGKVDTLYVANGLLAGLVGITAIPDTTTWWGAIIVGALAGGQLPVVFSFIENRMKIDDVCAVFPVHGSAGVLGTLLFPFVATPGTVGSVANAFIAQLIGVVAIAGWTIVATGVVWYALKLAGQARVTPEHEQEGLDVSEHGVETYPEFGGGESVVADGGKVSPSMHTDGGSQDD, from the coding sequence ATGAGCTACACTGCACTACAAGTAGATCCGACCGTACTCGCAGAGGGGGTTAACCTGCTGTGGGTCCTAGTGGTATCGTTCCTGATCTTCTTCATGCACGCGGGCTTCGCCATGCTTGAGGCGGGCCAGGTGCGCTCGAAGAACGTCGCGAACCAGCTAACGAAGAACCTTCTGACCTGGTCGGTCGGTGTGACGGTGTTCTTCCTGATCGGCTCAGGAATCAGTGCGCTGGTCGGCGGTAGCGGGTTCTCGCCTGCCTTCGGTGCCGGGGCCGCAAACGACTACGTCGGCTGGCTGTTCGGTGCCGTCTTCGCGATGACGGCGGCGACCATCGTCTCCGGTGCGGTCGCCGGACGAGCCAAGCTCCGCGCCTACATCACCTACACGTTCCTGCTGGCGGCGGTCATCTACCCCGTCGTCACCGGGATCACGTGGGCCGGCGCGTACATTAGCTTCGGCGGCGAGGCGTTCCACGACTTCGCTGGCGGGATGATCGTCCACGGCATGGGCGGCATCGCGGGCCTCACGGCAGCGTACGTCCTCGGCCCACGCATGGGTCGGTACAACGAGGATGGCTCCGCAAATGTCATCCCGGGCCACTCACTGACCTTCGCCGTTCTAGGAACGCTCATCCTCGCGTTTGGCTGGTACGGTTTCAACGTCGGTACGGCAGCGACCGTCTTCGTCGTTGAGGACGGATCGCTTGCCCTCGGTGCGTTCGCAACGGTTGGCCGTGTCGCGATGACGACGACTATCGCGATGGCCTGTGGTGCGATGGGTGCCGGACTGGTCGCGTGGCTGAAGACCGGGAAGGTCGACACCCTATACGTGGCAAACGGTCTGCTGGCCGGGCTGGTCGGTATCACGGCGATCCCCGACACCACGACGTGGTGGGGCGCAATCATCGTCGGTGCCCTCGCAGGCGGACAGCTGCCGGTCGTGTTCAGCTTCATCGAGAACCGAATGAAAATCGACGACGTCTGTGCCGTCTTCCCGGTCCACGGTAGCGCCGGTGTGCTCGGCACGCTGTTGTTCCCGTTCGTCGCCACGCCCGGAACGGTCGGGTCGGTCGCTAACGCCTTCATCGCACAGCTGATCGGCGTCGTCGCCATCGCGGGCTGGACGATTGTCGCAACCGGGGTCGTCTGGTACGCGCTCAAACTGGCCGGTCAGGCCCGGGTTACGCCCGAACACGAGCAGGAAGGGCTGGATGTCAGCGAACACGGCGTCGAGACCTACCCCGAGTTCGGTGGTGGCGAGAGCGTTGTCGCCGATGGTGGTAAAGTGAGCCCGAGCATGCATACTGACGGAGGTTCCCAAGATGACTGA
- a CDS encoding P-II family nitrogen regulator produces MTETDDSEIKMVVAMVRPDKLGDVKKALAEVGAPSLTVTNVSGRGSQPAKKGQWRGEEYVVDLHQKVKVETVVADIPAKDVVDAIADGAHTGEKGDGKIFVLPVDNAYQVRTGKEGPEAV; encoded by the coding sequence ATGACTGAAACCGACGACTCAGAGATCAAGATGGTAGTGGCAATGGTTCGACCGGACAAACTCGGCGACGTAAAGAAGGCGCTGGCTGAGGTCGGCGCACCCTCGCTGACGGTGACGAACGTGTCCGGCCGCGGCTCACAGCCCGCAAAGAAGGGGCAGTGGCGCGGCGAGGAGTACGTCGTTGACCTGCATCAGAAGGTCAAAGTCGAGACGGTGGTTGCCGACATCCCCGCAAAGGATGTCGTCGATGCCATCGCCGACGGTGCCCACACCGGCGAGAAAGGTGACGGCAAGATATTCGTCCTCCCCGTGGACAACGCCTACCAGGTCCGAACCGGCAAAGAAGGCCCAGAGGCAGTCTGA
- the lrp gene encoding HTH-type transcriptional regulator Lrp, with product MVDDTDRQVVNALLQDGRASARDVAAATGIAATTVSRRMDDLEATGVIDEYTVDIDYGALGYDVTAVFQLSVEGDGLGRVVDQLRDRREMVAVYEVTGDHDIVAVGKFTDTQSMNERIKTLLTDEDIRSASTSVVLNTVCEHEQFPVGGTDA from the coding sequence ATGGTCGATGATACCGACAGACAGGTAGTGAACGCACTGCTCCAGGACGGCCGGGCGAGCGCCCGTGATGTCGCCGCTGCAACCGGCATCGCGGCGACCACGGTGTCACGCCGGATGGACGACCTGGAGGCGACCGGTGTGATCGACGAATACACCGTCGACATCGATTACGGGGCGCTGGGCTACGACGTGACTGCCGTGTTCCAGCTCTCCGTCGAGGGCGACGGGCTCGGACGGGTGGTGGACCAGTTACGTGATCGACGCGAAATGGTCGCGGTTTACGAAGTGACCGGCGACCACGATATCGTGGCCGTCGGGAAGTTCACCGACACGCAGTCGATGAACGAACGGATAAAAACGCTGCTGACCGACGAGGATATCCGATCCGCCTCAACGTCAGTCGTACTGAACACGGTGTGTGAGCACGAACAGTTCCCGGTCGGCGGAACTGACGCCTGA